One Frankia alni ACN14a DNA window includes the following coding sequences:
- a CDS encoding diacylglycerol/lipid kinase family protein, whose protein sequence is MHFGIIRRAGRRRAGASVSRSRRVAASAALVSFAAVVTVVLARLIDRPIALPVSVAAVTIALVAGWTALVGRGLRRLIAAVVAAVTLGGLIAFAGVVGLTTALVTAGLLVTSGTAARGAFGRHRPKGLMVGAARRGVLLVNPRSGGGAADRHHLAQEAARRGITVVTLTEHADLRSLAEDAADHGADVVGMAGGDGSQALVADVARRRGMAFVCVPAGTRNHFALDLGLDRKDVVGALDAFDHAVEQRVDLGQLGDRVFVNNVSLGVYAEIVQSDSYRDAKMGTAAAMLPDLLGVDRAPPDLRFTGPDGQAGSTADVLLVSNNAYQLHSLGGFGTRPRLDSGRLGVAALRVDRARDLPALVALESMGAISRFRGFHQWTSPTLRIDSARPVSVGVDGEALRLPPPLDLRLLPAALRIRIPLHAPGVPAARPGVWGMFPALVRIAFGRSPA, encoded by the coding sequence GTGCATTTCGGGATCATTCGCCGGGCGGGGCGGCGGCGGGCGGGAGCGTCGGTGTCCCGCTCCCGGCGGGTGGCGGCTTCGGCCGCGTTGGTGAGCTTCGCCGCGGTGGTCACTGTTGTACTTGCCCGGCTGATCGACCGGCCGATTGCCCTGCCGGTTTCGGTCGCCGCCGTGACGATCGCGTTGGTGGCGGGCTGGACGGCGCTGGTCGGACGGGGGCTGCGCCGCCTGATCGCGGCTGTCGTGGCTGCCGTGACACTCGGCGGCCTGATCGCCTTCGCGGGGGTGGTCGGCCTGACCACCGCGCTGGTCACCGCGGGCCTGCTCGTCACGTCGGGAACCGCGGCGCGCGGCGCCTTCGGACGACACCGACCCAAGGGGCTCATGGTCGGAGCCGCGCGGCGCGGCGTGCTGCTGGTGAACCCGCGATCCGGGGGTGGCGCCGCCGACCGCCACCATCTCGCTCAGGAGGCCGCCCGGCGCGGGATCACGGTCGTTACCCTCACGGAACACGCTGATCTCCGTTCCCTCGCCGAGGACGCCGCCGACCACGGAGCCGACGTGGTGGGCATGGCGGGCGGCGATGGTTCGCAGGCACTGGTCGCGGACGTGGCGCGGCGGCGCGGGATGGCGTTCGTCTGCGTCCCAGCCGGTACTCGTAACCACTTCGCCCTTGACCTTGGCCTCGACCGGAAGGATGTGGTGGGGGCGCTCGACGCGTTCGACCACGCCGTCGAGCAGCGCGTGGACCTCGGTCAGCTCGGTGACCGCGTGTTCGTCAACAACGTCTCGTTGGGCGTCTACGCCGAAATCGTGCAGTCCGACAGCTACCGTGACGCGAAGATGGGAACGGCGGCCGCGATGCTGCCCGACCTGCTGGGCGTGGACCGCGCACCGCCGGATCTTCGCTTCACCGGCCCGGACGGTCAGGCCGGATCGACCGCGGACGTCCTACTCGTGTCGAACAACGCCTACCAGCTGCACAGCCTTGGTGGTTTCGGTACCCGCCCCCGGCTCGACAGCGGCCGGCTTGGCGTGGCGGCGTTGCGCGTCGATCGCGCTCGCGACCTGCCCGCCCTCGTCGCGCTCGAGTCCATGGGTGCCATCAGCCGGTTCCGCGGTTTCCACCAGTGGACCAGCCCCACCCTGCGCATCGACTCCGCGCGACCGGTCAGCGTCGGTGTGGACGGGGAGGCGCTGCGCCTGCCGCCACCGTTGGATCTCCGCCTGCTTCCGGCGGCTCTACGCATTCGGATTCCCCTGCACGCGCCCGGGGTCCCGGCCGCGCGGCCGGGTGTCTGGGGGATGTTCCCCGCGCTGGTCCGCATCGCCTTCGGCCGGTCGCCGGCCTGA
- a CDS encoding alpha/beta fold hydrolase, whose protein sequence is MPATRWGPRIDERFARPLRRGLPASARTPGVRVVEAAGALLRVRDVGQGRTVVFVADPPVTVEAYSEVISRLAGRHRVVVLEPPGFGFSTPPAGFDGSFAATARVVEALLTDLGGAPMGLVFPCAFGYLGLDIATRRPDLVDRLVLTQAPSWAQEIAWRDSVARRSPLRWPGVGQLLLRPCAPLVARSWLRAATADATLTATLVRHSDAAFAAGATFALATAFQTYLNGPAPTLAPTVPVTLLWGDADRSHRGSDPQTLRDHVPSVRIHRLPGTGHFPELQRPDALAAALAVDATT, encoded by the coding sequence GTGCCGGCGACGCGATGGGGACCTCGGATCGACGAGCGGTTCGCTCGGCCGCTGCGGCGCGGGCTGCCCGCGTCGGCCCGGACACCTGGGGTGCGCGTCGTCGAGGCCGCCGGTGCGCTGCTGCGCGTCCGCGACGTCGGACAGGGGCGGACGGTGGTGTTCGTCGCGGATCCGCCGGTCACCGTGGAGGCGTACAGCGAGGTGATCAGCCGGCTCGCCGGGCGTCACCGGGTGGTCGTCCTCGAACCGCCGGGATTCGGCTTCTCAACCCCGCCGGCCGGCTTCGACGGCTCCTTCGCCGCGACCGCCCGGGTCGTCGAGGCCTTGCTGACCGACCTCGGCGGCGCGCCGATGGGGCTGGTGTTTCCCTGCGCGTTCGGCTACCTCGGCCTGGACATCGCCACCCGCCGCCCCGACCTGGTCGACCGTCTCGTGCTCACGCAGGCCCCGAGCTGGGCACAGGAGATCGCCTGGCGGGACTCCGTCGCCCGCAGATCGCCGCTGCGCTGGCCGGGGGTCGGCCAGCTCCTCCTGCGGCCGTGCGCGCCGCTGGTCGCCCGCTCCTGGCTGCGCGCCGCCACAGCCGACGCCACGCTGACCGCCACGCTCGTCCGCCACAGCGACGCCGCGTTCGCCGCGGGGGCGACGTTCGCCCTCGCCACCGCGTTCCAGACCTACCTCAACGGCCCCGCCCCGACCCTGGCGCCGACCGTCCCGGTCACCCTGCTGTGGGGCGACGCCGACCGGTCCCACCGCGGCAGCGATCCGCAGACGCTCCGCGACCACGTCCCCTCTGTCCGTATCCACCGGTTGCCCGGGACGGGGCACTTCCCCGAGCTGCAACGCCCAGACGCCCTCGCCGCCGCCCTGGCCGTTGACGCAACGACGTGA